The Thermococcus sp. genome includes a window with the following:
- a CDS encoding radical SAM protein: MIEVRLPHTRFEDMGENIRLIWRETLYAEFEKRELSRVIKRKYRVSPEITVKDGVMVVHTDYPDVEKYIAIYIQNNLGNLLKNLHTGRKVLYIHEGMDVPLLGYNAFGLIDRGTNLIQVRGASGCNLSCVFCSVDEGPYSRTRKLDYVVDIDYLMKWFDEVARIKGKGLEAHLDGQGEPLIYPFRVELVEALREHPNVSVISMQSNGTLLNDKLVEELAEAGLDRVNLSLHSLDPDKAKMLMGMKNYDLQHVLDMAEALVNAGIDVLLAPVIIFGINDDEAEAFIEFARKIGAGKRWPALGFQNYIPYKFGRNPTIARLVPFKEFYAWLRKLEEKTGMRPLVLKPKHFGMERREFIPLAFRPGEIVKAEVVLPGRIQGEMLAKARNRLIEVINTDARIGDRIKVRIVRTRHGIYIGTPV; this comes from the coding sequence ATGATCGAGGTCAGGCTCCCCCATACACGTTTCGAGGACATGGGCGAGAACATCAGGCTCATATGGCGCGAGACCCTCTATGCGGAGTTTGAAAAAAGAGAGCTCTCCAGAGTCATCAAAAGGAAGTACCGCGTGTCACCGGAGATAACGGTGAAAGACGGGGTTATGGTTGTCCATACCGACTATCCGGATGTGGAGAAGTACATCGCAATCTACATCCAGAACAACCTTGGCAACTTGCTGAAGAACCTTCACACCGGCAGGAAGGTTCTCTACATCCATGAGGGTATGGACGTCCCCCTTCTCGGCTACAACGCCTTCGGGCTGATCGATCGGGGCACGAATCTGATACAGGTTCGTGGTGCCAGCGGCTGCAACCTTAGCTGCGTCTTTTGCTCTGTCGATGAAGGGCCGTATTCAAGAACGAGGAAGCTCGACTACGTTGTTGACATAGACTACCTGATGAAGTGGTTCGATGAGGTTGCGAGGATAAAGGGCAAGGGCCTTGAGGCCCACCTTGACGGGCAGGGAGAGCCGCTGATCTATCCCTTCCGGGTAGAGCTCGTTGAAGCTCTGAGGGAGCACCCCAACGTCTCCGTAATCTCTATGCAGAGCAACGGCACGTTGCTGAACGACAAACTCGTCGAGGAGTTGGCCGAAGCGGGCCTTGATAGGGTGAACCTATCGCTCCACTCCCTCGATCCTGATAAGGCGAAGATGCTCATGGGAATGAAAAACTACGACCTACAGCACGTTCTCGACATGGCGGAGGCTCTGGTTAACGCGGGAATAGACGTTCTTCTGGCCCCCGTCATAATATTCGGAATCAACGATGACGAGGCCGAGGCTTTTATCGAGTTCGCCCGGAAAATAGGGGCTGGAAAGCGCTGGCCGGCTTTGGGCTTCCAGAACTACATCCCCTACAAGTTCGGAAGGAACCCCACGATCGCCAGGCTCGTCCCATTCAAGGAGTTCTACGCGTGGCTCAGAAAGCTTGAGGAGAAAACCGGGATGAGGCCCCTCGTCCTTAAGCCGAAACACTTCGGCATGGAAAGGAGAGAGTTCATACCTCTCGCCTTCAGGCCGGGGGAGATAGTTAAGGCCGAGGTAGTTCTGCCCGGCAGAATACAGGGTGAGATGCTTGCCAAAGCCAGAAACAGGCTCATAGAGGTCATCAACACCGACGCAAGGATCGGGGACAGGATTAAAGTCAGGATAGTCAGGACGAGGCACGGGATTTACATTGGAACCCCTGTTTAG